One segment of Anatilimnocola aggregata DNA contains the following:
- a CDS encoding DUF1552 domain-containing protein: MHNPLKMITPDQLDRRCVLKGITLGAGAVVLQPFLNALAAEAAGEAPPPRIVFVIESNGLWPYHLRPKSLDVKKRDQWLEASLADHELPSPISPLAPFKDRMTIIQNLSCKHAFPNHGSGYGALGCYNARASQANGGFNDPLAQTVDHALAGSLPGIIPVVGLGVHMNPETAFANTVSVVARKRPLPIICQPDIAFGSLFGSVAEGNAAKVFKSRNKLLDWIQSDIKRVQNELPAMDREKLDIYLDTFEQMRSRQEKVATIKDRLKANLPTIDKFNSKLQTDRFEAQCVVAVAALASRLTNVAVIDASCGPHGYKTWKELGVNIDEHGIGHTHPDSPERDKNAVPIRQFHATRVADLAKRLAAIPEGNGTMLDSTLIIWMSDSAEEHHGQGEQWPLVLVGNLGGKLKTAGRYLQFPKYGEKGHRTLGNFYLSLLHAVGDKREKFGDSDLALKDIDTAGPLMEILT, encoded by the coding sequence ATGCACAACCCACTGAAAATGATCACCCCCGACCAACTCGACCGCCGCTGTGTACTCAAGGGCATCACGCTCGGCGCCGGGGCGGTCGTGCTTCAGCCGTTTCTCAACGCTCTGGCGGCCGAGGCCGCAGGCGAGGCGCCGCCGCCACGGATCGTGTTCGTGATCGAGAGCAACGGGCTCTGGCCGTACCATCTCCGGCCGAAGAGCTTGGATGTGAAGAAACGGGACCAATGGCTGGAAGCTTCGCTCGCCGATCATGAGCTTCCCTCGCCGATCTCACCGCTCGCTCCTTTCAAGGACCGAATGACGATCATTCAAAACCTTTCGTGCAAACATGCCTTTCCGAATCATGGGTCCGGGTACGGCGCGCTGGGCTGTTACAACGCTCGTGCGAGCCAGGCCAACGGCGGGTTCAATGATCCTTTGGCTCAGACGGTCGATCATGCTCTGGCCGGATCGCTCCCCGGCATTATTCCAGTTGTCGGCTTGGGCGTGCATATGAATCCGGAGACCGCGTTTGCCAACACCGTGTCTGTCGTCGCCCGTAAGCGGCCGCTCCCCATCATCTGCCAGCCCGACATCGCCTTTGGTTCGCTCTTCGGCAGCGTCGCCGAGGGTAATGCAGCCAAGGTCTTCAAGTCGCGAAACAAACTGCTGGACTGGATTCAGTCCGACATCAAACGGGTTCAAAACGAGTTGCCGGCAATGGATCGCGAGAAGCTCGATATCTACCTCGACACGTTCGAGCAGATGCGCTCCCGCCAGGAAAAAGTCGCGACGATCAAGGACCGCCTCAAGGCCAACCTGCCCACGATCGATAAGTTCAACAGCAAGCTCCAGACCGATCGCTTCGAGGCGCAGTGTGTCGTAGCCGTCGCGGCGCTCGCGTCGCGTTTGACGAACGTGGCGGTCATCGATGCCTCCTGCGGCCCGCACGGCTACAAAACGTGGAAGGAACTGGGCGTGAACATCGACGAGCACGGGATCGGTCACACGCACCCGGACAGTCCCGAGCGCGACAAGAACGCCGTGCCGATCCGCCAGTTCCACGCTACGCGGGTCGCCGACCTGGCGAAGCGGCTCGCGGCCATCCCGGAAGGCAATGGCACCATGCTCGACAGCACGCTCATCATCTGGATGAGCGACTCGGCCGAGGAGCATCACGGCCAGGGTGAACAGTGGCCCCTGGTTCTCGTCGGCAACTTGGGCGGAAAGCTCAAGACCGCCGGGCGATACCTGCAGTTCCCAAAGTACGGCGAAAAGGGACACCGCACGCTGGGCAACTTCTATCTCTCCCTACTGCACGCCGTCGGCGACAAGCGCGAGAAGTTCGGCGATTCCGATCTCGCGCTCAAGGACATCGACACCGCCGGTCCGCTGATGGAGATCTTGACGTAA